One window from the genome of Oligoflexus sp. encodes:
- a CDS encoding RICIN domain-containing protein, whose product MKATFARNVLVVLSLNMLALACGQRTSDTPTLGVSAQQAANSNDRTAELEKLIRDQSEALTKLSTDKATLKERADGLDAQIKNLNEQLATNKTLTETQKTEMQAKITKLESDKTSLEKQIAELDAKNKQLTTDLNNAKLENDRLQRELNAARAAANNTAAAPAATTTTITGSKLYGFKYADPNKVKNDCLGIPGNSTLDNVQMTSAPCVTGAQNQQFAIPDPVPTFFTIKPRLSAKCLTVISAAENAAVVQRSCTNTTDQSWEFFVRGAAEFRLRNQFSGKCLKIQADGKIIQGDCNLNSTYFSWFVAG is encoded by the coding sequence ATGAAAGCTACTTTTGCTCGCAATGTGTTGGTGGTCTTGAGTTTGAACATGCTGGCCCTTGCCTGCGGACAAAGAACAAGCGACACCCCCACACTCGGTGTCTCCGCGCAGCAAGCTGCGAATAGCAATGATCGTACGGCTGAACTTGAAAAATTGATTCGTGATCAATCCGAAGCTCTGACGAAACTGAGCACGGACAAAGCCACTCTTAAAGAACGCGCCGATGGCCTTGACGCGCAGATCAAGAATTTGAATGAGCAGCTCGCCACGAATAAGACTCTGACCGAAACACAAAAAACCGAAATGCAGGCCAAGATCACCAAACTGGAGTCGGACAAGACCTCACTGGAAAAGCAGATAGCTGAACTTGACGCCAAGAACAAGCAGCTGACGACCGACCTGAACAATGCAAAACTGGAAAACGATCGCCTGCAGCGTGAACTGAATGCTGCTCGCGCCGCTGCCAACAATACAGCCGCTGCTCCTGCCGCCACGACCACGACGATTACGGGCAGCAAGCTCTACGGTTTCAAGTATGCAGATCCCAACAAGGTGAAAAACGACTGCCTTGGCATTCCCGGCAACAGCACGCTGGATAACGTTCAGATGACCTCGGCCCCCTGCGTGACCGGCGCTCAGAACCAGCAGTTTGCGATCCCTGATCCGGTCCCCACGTTCTTCACGATCAAGCCACGTCTTTCCGCGAAGTGCCTGACTGTGATCAGCGCGGCAGAAAACGCAGCCGTGGTTCAAAGGTCCTGCACCAATACCACGGATCAGTCCTGGGAATTCTTTGTCCGCGGCGCTGCGGAATTCCGCCTGCGCAATCAATTCAGCGGCAAATGCCTTAAGATCCAGGCCGATGGCAAGATCATCCAAGGTGATTGTAATCTGAATTCCACTTACTTCAGCTGGTTCGTAGCCGGCTAA